The Plasmodium relictum strain SGS1 genome assembly, chromosome: 9 genome window below encodes:
- the HSBP gene encoding heat shock factor-binding protein 1, putative: protein MSFKESINNNENNMSEHLNNFCKSFNNSAISLETNKKTIPLNINDALNSESKGENLENYVENMLNELKNKMQNLSNNLLSKVDNMEKSLEDLENVMIDFTNKSND, encoded by the coding sequence ATGAGTTTCAAAGAATCAATAAATaacaatgaaaataatatgagTGAGCATTTGAACAATTTTTGTAAATCCTTTAATAATTCAGCAATATCATTGgaaactaataaaaaaactattCCACTTAACATCAACGATGCTCTTAATTCCGAATCAAAAGGAGAAAACTTAGAAAATTACGTTGAAAACATGCTTAacgaattaaaaaataaaatgcaaAATCTATCAAATAACTTATTAAGTAAAGTAGATAACATGGAAAAATCTTTAGAAGACTTAGAAAATGTAATGATTGATTTTACAAATAAGAGTAAcgattaa